A region of Sparus aurata chromosome 8, fSpaAur1.1, whole genome shotgun sequence DNA encodes the following proteins:
- the LOC115586366 gene encoding immunoglobulin superfamily member 22, translating to MAAELLQAAGGRVERLEEQTTQMSGMQMSSSTFSSSTSSAMLRKVSQGLSRSAEEHAGVQSRTSAVVEFFSQVQKSPQIPEGESVPDFEEKLRPITAREGGSASFRAKVTGTPRPSVHWERASGTRLSDATKSFFDNINNQHILKIRNLTLEDADVYECIASNAHGEATFSVSLAVTENPALDFKKMLKKRSVEKREERRPPTEEEMLKILAGADRKDYERICAEHGFTDFRGILKKLKEMKKKVEVEMVRVLKPLEDVTAKADTNVVFDTILELKDPNTRMQWFQGAELLRIQYSRGKYEAKQMGTKHMLCISSVSLADTGTYTLQVADKRLSARLYVIDEPLKFLSDFKPKRVTERQTAVFEIRLSKKTDTPLVWKVKGKEVKRDEKFDVSLSEDGLTYTLKIKDVKVSDTGDYTVSIGDLAATVPLFIERIPIRFTSHLKNVRVQERGTARLECEVSSRDVLVRWLKDGRDITASRRYIFTREGRRAEVIVEDCELTDGGEYSVVCTQDNDAHHYVTSANLMVDERFASVKSGMSDAQCPTGSPAELCVALDEEKVDGVWLKDEAEVSELSGVQVLKQGAVHKLIFSAVTDAHEGRYTFRAKGAESEAVLTVADPPEVDPSVLDLLGARPVTVKAGQTAAVKIPFKGKPPPKVTWYKDGAEVIEDERTKVERAADSTSLVLSRCVREDSGVVMLRLKSDCGTAVATLHLDVIDRPKPPQGTVEFLELSGNCIKMKWKAPRDNGGKRVSSFVVERRAAGKKSWTRVGDVDSSTTGFSDDKVEEGQAYQYRIRAVNVEGMSDALETEEVRAGESVEPPGTASQPQVSNVTKDSMTVSWTPPAHDGGAPVLGYNVERRKKGSNTWMQVNKELLTDTKFTVEGLLGDVEYEFRVTGVNRAGAGSPSTVSNSALAKDPIRAPGLVRSLHVSDSTNSSVSLRWTPPERGDEPSGYILEFRPEDAKEWMKASKIPIAGTAFSVGGLQERMKYHFRVRAVNEGGVGEPIELLEGVPAMPPPVAPRFDLQGKLKKQMVIRAGTTLCLHLSFTASPPPVVTWFKDGVITAGREVVTKSKHHSQLLISTAQRSDSGVYRVHLKNDYGEAHYDVRVRVTDFPPPPKNLRLEEEVPGTVTLQWDHTSDSADGDDGAHYVILKRDTSTASWFTVAERVFSRKYTVTGLLPGRKYFFRVIAQNSIGDSDPLDSKEPVIIAKEKECVSSLQLKEYAPPSRQVKPTFLLPLKDHAVRRGHDCSMSCAYQGMPTPQAFWYKEESKISDCTRFWQSTANGVCTLVIPTCGAKDGGKYTLVLENPLGTARCSCNLVIFDKDDKGLLESLTDQANKEKLIF from the exons ATGGCAGCAGAGCTCCTTCAGGCCGCTGGAGGCAGAGTGGAGCGGCTGGAAGAGCAGACGACGCAGATGTCAGGGATGCAAatgtcctcctccaccttttccTCCTCCACGAGCTCCGCCATGCTGCGAAAAGTCTCGCAGGGCCTGTCAAGGTCCGCGGAAG AGCACGCCGGGGTTCAGAGCAGGACCTCAGCTGTGGTGGAGTTCTTCAGCCAGGTACAGAAATCCCCGCAGATCCCCGAGGGAGAGTCCGTCCCAGATTTTGAGGAGAAGCTGCGCCCCATCACTGCCCGGGAGG GTGGAAGTGCATCGTTCAGGGCCAAGGTGACGGGGACGCCCAGGCCCAGCGTTCACTGGGAACGGGCCAGCGGGACCCGACTGTCCGACGCGACTAAATCCTTCTTTGACAACATAAACAATCAGCACATTCTCAAG ATCAGGAACCTGACCCTGGAGGATGCTGATGTCTACGAGTGCATCGCCTCCAACGCGCACGGAGAAGCCACCTTCTCCGTATCGCTCGCTGTGACAGAAA ATCCAGCGCTGGACTTCAAAAAGATGCTGAAGAAACG GAGtgtggagaaaagagaggagaggaggccgCCTACAGAGGAGGAGATGCTAAAGATCCTGGCCGGAGCCGACAGGAAGGACTACGAGAGGATCTGCGCCGAGCACGGCTTCACCGACTTCAGAGGCATCctcaagaagctgaaagagatgaagaagaaagtggaggtggag ATGGTGCGCGTGCTGAAGCCCCTGGAGGACGTCACCGCCAAGGCTGACACCAACGTCGTCTTCGACACCATCCTGGAGCTGAAGGATCCCAACACCAGGATGCAGTGGttccag GGCGCGGAGCTGCTGCGGATCCAGTACTCTCGTGGGAAATACGAAGCGAAACAGATGGGGACCAAACACATGCTGTGCATTTCCAGCGTGAGCCTCGCCGACACGGGCACCTACACTCTGCAGGTTGCAGACAAGAGACTGTCAGCGAGGCTTTACGTCATAG ACGAACCTCTGAAATTTCTGTCTGACTTCAAGCCCAAGAGAGTGACGGAGCGCCAGACCGCCGTGTTTGAGATCCGTCTCTCGAAGAAGACGGACACGCCGCTCGTCTGGAAG GTAAAGGGAAAGGAAGTGAAAAGAGATGAGAAGTTCGACGTGTCTCTGTCTGAGGATGGTCTGACCTACACCTTGAAGATTAAAGATGTGAAAGTCAGCGACACCGGCGACTACACCGTCAGCATCGGAGACCTCGCTGCCACCGTGCCACTTTTCATTGAAC GGATTCCCATCAGGTTCACCAGCCACTTGAAGAACGTCCGTGTGCAGGAGCGAGGCACGGCCCGTCTGGAGTGCGAGGTGAGCTCCAGGGACGTGCTCGTCCGCTGGCTGAAAGATGGGCGCGATATCACGGCGAGCCGCCGCTACATCTTCACGCGCGAGGGGAGGAGGGCAGAGGTTATCGTGGAGGACTGCGAGCTGACAGACGGGGGAGAGTACTCTGTCGTCTGCACCCAGGACAACGACGCGCACCATTATGTCACCTCGGCCAATCTGATGGTGGATG AGCGTTTTGCCTCAGTAAAGAGCGGTATGTCAGATGCTCAGTGTCCCACCGGCTCCCCTGCAGAGCTCTGTGTTGCGCTCGATGAGGAGAAGGTGGACGGAGTGTGGCTGAAGGATGAAGCGGAG GTTTCAGAGCTGAGCGGGGTTCAGGTGCTCAAACAGGGAGCCGTCCACAAGCTCATCTTCTCTGCTGTGACCGACGCCCACGAGGGCAGGTACACCTTCAGGGCTAAGGGGGCCGAGAGCGAGGCGGTGCTCACTGTGGCAG ACCCTCCGGAAGTGGATCCCTCTGTGCTGGACTTGCTGGGGGCCCGACCTGTGACTGTGAAGGCCGGTCAGACAGCTGCCGTTAAGATCCCCTTCAAAGGAAAGCCTCCACCCAAGGTCACCTGGTACAAGGACGGAGCCGAGGTCATCGAGGACGAGAGGACCAAGGTGGAGCGCGCAGCTGACAGCACCTCGCTGGTGCTCAGCAG ATGTGTGCGAGAAGACAGTGGAGTCGTCATGCTGCGTCTGAAGAGCGACTGTGGCACCGCCGTGGCCACCCTGCACCTGGATGTGATCG ATCGTCCTAAGCCTCCTCAGGGGACAGTGGAGTTCCTCGAGCTCTCGGGAAACTGCATCAAGATGAAGTGGAAGGCCCCCCGCGACAACGGGGGAAAGCGGGTGAGCAGCTTTGTGGTTGAACGGCGTGCGGCAGGTAAGAAGTCCTGGACCAGGGTTGGAGATGTAGACAGCAGCACCACCGGCTTCAGCGATGACAAAGTGGAGGAGGGCCAGGCGTATCAGTATCGGATCAGAGCCGTGAACGTGGAGGGGATGAGCGACGCTCTGGAGACTGAGGAGGTGCGCGCTGGAGAGTCTGTAG AACCTCCAGGCACCGCGTCCCAGCCCCAGGTGTCCAACGTCACCAAGGACAGCATGACGGTGAGCTGGACACCTCCTGCCCACGACGGGGGAGCCCCAGTTCTGGGTTACAACgtagagaggaggaagaaggggagTAACACGTGGATGCAGGTCAATAAGGAGCTGCTCACAG aCACTAAATTCACGGTGGAAGGGCTGCTGGGTGACGTGGAGTATGAGTTCAGGGTCACCGGTGTGAACAGAGCTGGAGCCGGCAGTCCCAGCACCGTTTCTAACTCTGCCCTGGCCAAAGACCCAATAA GAGCTCCCGGCCTGGTGAGGAGCCTGCATGTGTCTGACTCAACAAACTCCTCCGTGTCTCTGAGGTGGACTCCTCCGGAGCGCGGAGACGAGCCCTCGGGTTACATCTTAGAGTTTCGCCCTGAAGATGCCAAAGAGTGGATGAAGGCCTCCAAGATCCCCATCGCTGGCACCGCGTTCAGTGTGGGAGGACTTCAAGAGCGGATGAAGTACCACTTTCGTGTCCGGGCTGTCAATGAAGGAGGGGTTGGGGAGCCCATCGAGCTGCTGGAGGGTGTTCCGGCCATGCCTCCACCTG TGGCGCCGAGGTTTGATCTCCAGGGGAAGCTGAAGAAGCAGATGGTGATCCGAGCAGGGACGACGCTGTGCCTTCACCTCAGCTTCACA GCCTCACCTCCACCGGTGGTCACCTGGTTCAAGGATGGCGTCATAACCGCAGGACGAGAAGTCGTCACCAAGAGCAAGCATCACTCCCAGCTGCTCATTTCAACCGCTCAGAGATCCGACTCTGGCGTCTACCGTGTGCACCTGAAGAACGACTACGGAGAGGCTCACTATGACGTCCGTGTGAGGGTTACAG ACTTCCCTCCACCCCCGAAGAACCTCCgcttggaggaggaggttccGGGCACAGTGACCCTGCAGTGGGATCACACCTCCGACTCGGCTGATGGCGATGACGGAGCACATTACGTCATCCTCAAACGTGACACCAGCACCGCCTCCTGGTTCACTGTGGCCGAGCGCGTCTTCAGCCGCAAGTACACCGTCACCGGACTGCTTCCCGGGAGGAAGTACTTCTTCCGGGTGATCGCGCAGAACTCCATCGGAGACAGCGATCCGTTGGACTCGAAGGAACCGGTCATCATCGCCAAGGAGAAAG agtgcgtcagcagccttcAGCTGAAGGAGTACGCTCCGCCTTCACGTCAGGTGAAACCGACGTTCCTGCTGCCCCTGAAGGACCACGCTGTCCGCAGAGGCCACGACTGCAGCATGAGCTGTGCCTATCAGGGCATGCCAACACCGCAG GCCTTCTGGTATAAAGAGGAATCGAAGATCTCCGACTGCACTCGGTTTTGGCAGAGCACAGCCAACGGAGTGTGCACCCTCGTGATCCCCACCTGCGGAGCCAAAGATGGCGGAAAGTACACACTGGTGCTGGAGAACCCGCTGGGGACGGCCAGGTGCTCCTGCAACCTAGTGATATTTG ATAAGGATGACAAGGGCCTGCTGGAGAGCCTGACCGACCAGGCCAACAAAGAGAAGCTCATTTTCTAA